Sequence from the Lysobacter capsici genome:
CTCGACAACTTCCTGTTGGGCCAACTCAAAGGTGCGCCCAGATCCTTGATCTACAAGCTGGTGCGCTCCGGTCAGGTGCGCGTGAACGGGGGCCGGGCCAAGGCCGAGCGCAAGCTCGAGGCCGGCGACGAAGTGCGGATCCCGCCGGTTCGTCTCAACGAGGCCGGAGAAAAGCCGACCCCGCCCAAGGGGTTCATGGACGCCCTGGACGCCGCGATCGTGTTCGAGGACGCGCGTCTGCTCGCCCTGAACAAGCCGTCCGGGGTCGCCAGCCATGGCGGCAGCGGGATCAGTTTCGGCGCGATCGAGACCCTGCGCGCCTCGCGTCCGGGCCACACCCTGGAACTGGTGCACCGGCTCGACCGCGACACCTCCGGGCTGCTGATCGTGGCCAAGAAGCGTTCGGCCCTGACCGAGATGCAGGCGCTGATGCGCGAGGACGGCGGCATCGCCAAGCGCTACCTGGCGCTGGTGACCGGCCGCATGCCCGAAGGGGTGATGAGCGTCGACGCGCCGCTGCATATCGGCCTGCGCCAGGGCGGCGAGCGCCACGTCCAGGTCCATCGCGAGGGCAAGCCGTCGCTGAGCCATTTCAAGACCCTGGAACGGCGCGGCGGGCAGTCCTATTGCGAGGTGCGGATCGAGACCGGCCGCACCCACCAGATCCGCGTGCATGCCCAGCACATCGGCCATCCGGTCGCCGGCGACGACAAGTACGGCGAGGCCGAGGTCAACAAGAAGCTGC
This genomic interval carries:
- a CDS encoding RluA family pseudouridine synthase is translated as MTQSANSTNAGARTVRVPEDRDGQRLDNFLLGQLKGAPRSLIYKLVRSGQVRVNGGRAKAERKLEAGDEVRIPPVRLNEAGEKPTPPKGFMDALDAAIVFEDARLLALNKPSGVASHGGSGISFGAIETLRASRPGHTLELVHRLDRDTSGLLIVAKKRSALTEMQALMREDGGIAKRYLALVTGRMPEGVMSVDAPLHIGLRQGGERHVQVHREGKPSLSHFKTLERRGGQSYCEVRIETGRTHQIRVHAQHIGHPVAGDDKYGEAEVNKKLRDQFGLRRLFLHASTLEFALDGGREPYLLNAPLAPELVEVLDRLG